Genomic window (Grus americana isolate bGruAme1 chromosome 10, bGruAme1.mat, whole genome shotgun sequence):
GCAGGGACACAGCGGCTATCGCAAGCGCCAGGACAGATCCAGTCCTGCCAGGCCACCAGGCAGAGTTTGGACCCCATCACAGGAAGAGGTTTCCCCCCCGCCTCACCAGCACACGGCAGCTCCCTGAGTGAAGCCCTGGAATTTCTGGGACAAAAGGAGCAGACAAATCACTTTCATGTGCagtggagcagcagctccaagGCACCCATGCAGGAACACTGCTCAGCTTCTCAAATAACGCTCCTTCTCCAGCGTGAGGATAAACCAGACTCCtctgtgccagtgctgggcAGTACCAGGCTCTTCCTTCACATCCAGCGCCCTCTCTGCACCTcacatcctcctcttcctccttctcctgtaCTGACTACATCCCAAGCCTTCTCCACACACCCGACATTTCCAGCACGTTTGCCACcatgaattaatttaaaactattttgaaaaaaaaaagcttgagaTTATGTCGGTCTGTTTCAAGCCGCGTATAATCAGTACGTAGTGACAGTGTAGGGCATTGGAGGAGAGACATGGGCTGCAAGAGGAAATAGAtaagaagtgtgtgtgtgtgtgtgcgtgcgtgggTGTGCACGTGCATGCAGCTGGAgcatcagctgcagcagcaataGCCCTGCAAGtactcctgccttccccagaaGGTAGTGGTGCAGATGGGGCAGTGCAGATCAGCCTTGGTGTTCCTCCTGACCAAGATAACGTGTGCTGcctccagctgaaaaaaagaaaagctctgtgtTGGTTCTGGTTGGGTGTCCAGTTCCAAATCAGACAATAGAAttccagactggtttgggttggaagggacctcaaagcccatctagttccaccccccctgccatgggcagggacaccctccaccagcccaggttgcccaaagccccatccaacctggccttgaacactgccagggagccaggggcagccacagcttctctgggcaacctgtgccagggcctcagcaccctcacagggaaggatttctgcctcacatcccatctccatctccccttcttcagcttcaggccattccccttgtcctgtcactccctgcccttgtcaccagtccctctccagctttcctggagcccctttagttactggaaggtgctctaaggtctccccggagccttctcttctccaggctgaacaaccccaactctctcagcttggctccatagcagaggtgctccagccctctgatcatttccatggcttcctctggactcactccaacagctccatgtccttcttatgttgggggccccagagccaGACACAGTAAGATCAGAGTGGGATCATGGGCATCATCCTAGGCAGCCCAATCAAACACTAATGAAGCCTTCCCACAAGGCTTGTGAGGACTGACAGAGGACATCAGAGCCAAAGTGGTGGTCACAGCCACCTAGCACCATCAGGACAGAGGGCCTCAGTGCTCCTCTCAGCTGACTTGACGGAGGAGATGCAGCTGCCGTGATGTGAACATGAGAGTCAGGACCACAGTGCTGCAAATGCCACGCTCATGATGGATATTGTATTCATGTACCCTATGCAGTTCATGGAGAGCACCCAAACGGCCATCTCCTCAAAAGGTGAGCAGAGACGTGGGCCCAGCACTGCCTTGCTCAGCAATACTCCTGCTGAACACACTCAGGGAAGGAGCATGGTGAGAAAGTGGACCAAGATTCCCCCTTGCAGCCCAGCACGCATAGACACAAGGCTAGCAGAGTCAGCCACCTCCCTGATAGGTGGTGGACCAACTAGAAGGCAGTATATCCTAGTTAGCCTTGCACATCATCATGGCACACCTCCCAGGCAGTAAGGGAGCACGTGCTGGCCGGCCAGCTGGCCACCcaaagggacacacacacacacacacacaatttagACAAATGCATGTCTGGCACAGGAgtacttttcaattttttttcctcccatttgcAGTTTGGACTCTAACCCCCTGCTGttgaaaaagaacaaatctcCCCCAGCCCTTTTCTCTTGAACAGCAGTAAATGCTAAGAAGGGCATTGCTAATAAATCTTCCCTGAGACAGTTCCCAGGAGAACTGGGTCATCTCAAACACTTCCTCACCCACCAGCTAGCACCTCCTGGCAAAGTTATGGAGCTGTAAATTTGGAGAAGCTGAGTGCCCCTCAGGACACTAATAGGCCTTAATGGATCTCACCTGAGACCTCCACCCTCCACCCCATGGGCCCAGGAACCCATTTAAGCTCAGTCCTGGGCCCTTAGTCTCTCATTGATCTATATTGTAGGTGCATTGGTCTTGCCCCAGGACCTGCCTCATCACCATGAACATGCTTGATGATTTGGACTCTCTCTGAACTTGGTGGCCATCTCTGTGTCTGCTCTGATTGTCCTTCAGGTACTGTGGCCGGTGAGAGAGCTACATTGCTGGCCACCTGATCCTGGTCAGGCCTCAACCATTCAGACCTTCTGCTTCCTGATAGTGGTCTGTGTATACAACACAAAATGGAGATAATTCAAAGCCCGGCATGCTGGGTGTGAGATTTCTGGGCACTCTTGCTCACCTCTTCTTTACCATTTTGGACACGCAGGTTTGTGCTGCTCTGGTCCAACCCCTGAGAGCACACCTGTGTAAAGGTGGAACCTGGAAGCCCctgtgggctgcaggcaggtgaCAAGAAGAAGCAGAGCACAACCTGTGTCTCAGGGCCCTCTGATCAAATGCTTCCAGGTTTACAATGACTTCACTTGAGCCCAGGGCATAAACAGTCCATGTCCCGGGCCCCCACTGTTGCCGTCCTGGTGTGGCTGGGCACAGCTCTATCCATGCTGTCACTGGGCATGTGTAGCTCTGTCCCATTAATGGAAGAGGAGGAACTGATGGGGAATGTGATAATCAGTGGTAGGTTTGGGTGTAGCAATCAGGAAACAGCGGTCTGCAACGCTGAAGGGTGAGTAGTGATATGCACACTCTGGACTTCACCCTCTACAGGGAGCTGGTAAGTGGGATGCTGTGGGAGGTCGCTCTGAGGAGTAAAGGAGCTcggcagagctggcagccaTAAGGACGGGACCTTCTGAGTCCATCCCAACAGAAGTACTACTTTAGTTGTAGAAGATCTGATGTTCCTTGCACATCTCTACAAACTCCTTTAGTTGTAGAAGGCTGAAGAAGGAAAGTGTTCACAAAGGCAGTGGTACCTGTGATGGTGGCCATGGACACAAAGCTGAGGTACTccatgccttctttgcctcagtcttcaccaacAAGGTCTCCCAGGCAGGACTCCAGCAGGGTGGTTATTCCTTGGAGAGCTTGACCCATAAAAACTGCTGAGCCCAGAGAGGCTGCGGCAATGGGTGCTGGCTGATGTCCTTGCAAGGCCACTGTAACATCATGGAGCACATTTCTGGGCAGATGGAGAAAGCAGGAGGTGATGGGGAATAGGCATCTTGGGCTGGGAAAGGGGTAAATCCACCCTGACCACCTCCTGTGACAGGACCATGGGATTTACAGGTGAGGGCAGAGCAGTGACACCGTTCACCTCAGCAGTACGTCTGGCACCATCTCCCCCCACACCCAGGTGGTGGGATGATACGgttggggatgggggagacaagCAGAGGGATGAGGAGCCCGTGGGGCTCCGAGAGTTGCGGTTAACGGGTCGTGCCCCGCCCTGGATGTGGGCAGCGAGCGGGGTCCGTCCCGACCCTGACAGGGCTGAGAGGAGCGATCGGCGCTGAGGGACGCCTGAGGGAAGCGGGAAGCCCAACGGCTACCGCGGGCGCGTGGGCGGTGCGTgtgccggccccgccccccccgcgcTCTATaaggtggcggcggcggcggcgggcgggagcgggtCCCGCCGGGGCGGCCATGGCGGCGCTGcgctgcctcctgctgctgctgtgcggAGCCGCGCTGGGGCCCGCTGTCCACCTCGACTTCGCCGAGCACCGCAGCCAGGCGGCTAAGATCAAGGTCAACCCTCGCGGCAACCTCTGGGCTACAGGTAccggtggggaggggagggacgGCGGCGCGGACACGCGTGTCGTGGAGCGGCTGTGGGACGGGGGCTGCTGTGCCCCCTGTTGCTGCCTGTGGGgagccccctgctcccctcgGTACCCCGCAGGGTGTGGGGCGATGCTGGGAGGCTTGGGGAGAAGGGCAGGGATGAGGCAACCTCCTCCCGTGTCTCCTGGGGACAGCTCCAGCGTCTCCTTCACCCCGGGGATCCCCTCAGCGGGAGGGAGAAGTTTCCCCAAAGTCCCCTGTGAAATGAGGACCTGGGGTTTCGGGgtttcttctcattttgttGTACTCGGCTAATTTAGGCGTTAGGTTTGCTCAGTGCTTCTTGTTGACTCGTGCCGGTGTGAGGCGGCAGGTAACAGCTTAGCCGGAGCCCCTGCCGCTCTCCCCACACGTGCTTGTACAAACACACAAGTGCGTTGTGTTGCAGGTCACTTCATGGGGAAGAAGAGTGTCACCGGCTCCCCGCACCTGGAGTCGCCGGAAGAGCCTGTGGTGCCGATGGTCTTCGGTCCCTCTCTCAGAGCCTTGCTGGAGGACATGATGGAACTGCTTACCCGTGAGCTCCTGAAAATCCTCTTGCAAGAGAGACTTTTGGAtgaaaaccaaggaaaataTGACCTCACTGACCAGGTGAATATTGACTAAGACAGAGGGAGATGCTCAGagcagggaggtggtggtgatgttaatctgcagcaggcagccttGCTGGAGATGGGAGCATCTGCACAGCTGCTACAGGTGTATCCCCCCTTTTTGCTCCTCTTAACCTTCCTCAAACCACTTCTTAAGACCAGCCACAAAGGGGCCGAGGAGAAGTCTCCCTAGGCTTGTGTCTAGCTGGGCAGTGGCTAATAGTCCCAAATGCTTGGGAAGGGTGTGAGGATGAGCAAGGGATGCTGCGATGGAGCTGTGGCAGTGGCGgtccccagcctgggggctgTTAATAAGCATCTGGGTCTTTCTCAGCCAGGTGCAGAAGAGGATGGCTGGCCACTGTCTTCACTGCCGTGAAGAAATGTCCCCTTTTTCAGCCACCGCAGGGACAAGGAGatcctttcttccctttatcTCTGTAGAGAGAGGCCAAGAGGGACACACCTCTATGCCTGAAGGGAAAGGAGTCTGTCCTGCACAGAGGTCTTGGGTGTCCGATGTCCCTATCTTGGGTCTGTGTTGCTGTGGTTGGGATCCCTCGTTACTGAGGGGCACGTAGCTTTGTTAGCTTGCTGTGCAGAGGAGGTGTGTGTTCATCGTACTGCTGCAGAGCGGGTCTCGGGGAGCGGGCAGGAGCTCCGGTAGTCCCACTGTGCGTCAGCAGATCCTCAAGCTCCTCGGTGTGGCTTTTGCTGTGGAGCTCACCCAGCTCCTAGTGGAACCCTGCCCCTGGGAGCAGTGTGCACGCACAGATCCTCACACAGGACGTGGAGATGGAATTGCTCAGTCCGTGTGGCTCTGCTTGTCTGTTGCCTGATGCGTGCTTCCCTGGTGTCTCGCCCTTTCAAGTCACTGCAGGAAGCAACTGAGAGTCTAAAAGGGATGAAATCCTCTTAGGTGGGTCCTACATGTGCTGTCCCACTGAGCTGCTGTACTTGAGGAGCTATTCAGTAACACTGCACACAGGTAAAGCTACTCCTGTTATCCAGGTTTAGGCAGTGCTTGTTCctgttcttggctttttttgggAAGACACAGGTGGAGCAGCATTGCAGGGATGCGAGCCTGAGTGCTGCTGATTGTTCAAGCACCTTCTTGACTCAGTTTCATCAGACTAAGGTAAATTGAGGCTTTCCTAGAGAGCTGGTCCCATCGGGATAGAGGGTTTTCCACCCTGAAGATCCAGCTGGGCATGGCTGGAGACACCAGCCCACCCTGCTCCCCTTGAGATGCTGTGTGCCGTGACTGCTGCGCTGTTGCAGCTTTTGCTTCTCAGATGCAGCtgaaagggaggagagggctgtgaAGGCTCTGGACCCTTCTCCATCCTCCCTGGGGAGcctttgaggaggaggagggtatTTGCCGCGCTAACTGAGATGATGGGGGAGCTGGTGGATGCGCTGCCCTGCCTCGTCCGCTGAGCGTGCAGTGTGAGTTTGACAGAAGCGATCCTTGTGGCTCTCCTCTGCGTAGGTAAGTTGCGCGGTCACCGCTCGCACTGCAGATATGCTTGGGCAGAGGCTGCCCCGAGCGCTGGTGCTGTCTTAGGCTGCCAGCTGGGTGCCGGCGCCCCACCAGCCCTGTCTGTGCTCATTCCTGGTGCTCGAAGGCAGGTCCTGGCCAGGGGTAGCACCCAGCACTGGACATCAGCCTTTGGTGCCTGCGTGCTGGGTGTCgaagctctgctgctggagggccGTTTGGCTCCTGCTCAAGCAGATGCTGCCAGCTGCCTTTCCCACTGCCCCAACGCCTCTCTGGTGGGAGGTGGGATGCCCTGCATAAATGTGTGGCATCGCAGCTTAGGTGCCTGATGTGCAGCTGGCTCCTaccccctgcctcctcctcccaaagCCTCTCACGTCTCCTTGGCCAATGCCAGCTGTCCTCTCGGTGGCAGTGGAGACCTTGCTGGGTGATGGGTCTGGTTCTGCCCATCAGGCACCCCTGGGCACCTCACTAGACTCAACTccagcctgcctgctccttTCTTTGCCACCCGTCCCCCGGGGCGTCTTTGCCTCTGCTGGTTGATACTGCAGGACTACTTCTCCCTGGTGCCTTTGAGTGCCGTCTGTGTCGTACTTTTCTGTGGgaccctatttttttttttttcttgtgggtGACACAGTGCCAGTGCAAATTCCTGCCTCCCTGACAGCTTTCTCCTTCAGTGTGGCTGTTGTTGGACACCTGGGGTCAGCACCTAGCCTGTGTTTGAACTGATCTGTGTGTCGTGTTCGCCACCTGCCTAACAAGCTGTTTAATAGCTCTGCTCCGTGGAACTCTGTCCACTCCCTGCTTGGGATCTGTCACTTCCATCTCAACTCGGTTTAGTAAAACAAAAGTGCTTCTCCCTTCCTTGGTCACCAAGGCAGGAATTAACGTGCTCCCCAAGCGTTGCTCCGCTGCCCCAGCACGCGTGCTGTGCTTTGTGGCAGGATACGTGTCGAGGGAACCTGACTTTTATTGAAAAACCCAGtgggcttttccttttctgagggTGTTGCTGATCATTCACAAGTTGGTTCTTCCTTTCTGTGAGGCTCCTCTAAGCATTAAATAAATCCCAGGGCTTTGTCTTTTTGCTTGCTCTCCCTTCACGTGGGTTAGTTctgcctgctgtgctggggTTTCCCATCCCTCCGCAAAGCGGGAGCCCTTGCGATGGCAGAAGGGGTTTGCAAACGgggatttctgttttgtctttttaaccACATCTGGCAGGCAGGGCTTGGCTCTCAGCATGCCAGGGCTTCGCGGTGCCACCCTGTTGCTGTGTGTGACAAGGATTTGGCTGGCAGAGGAGGATCATCCTCATCCCTTGTCGTCTTCTTGGATGTGTGTCTGTCTCCTGGAGAAATACTGCCAGGCTGAGACCACGTGTGTGGAGTGGAATGGCTCCAGGGGTGTGGGGACAGCCCTTCTGCGTGAAAGCAGATGCTGCCCTGCGCAGCTCTGGGACCTCTGGGCAGTACGTAATCCCACAAAATCCCTCTGTAACTCTTCCCCGCTGTCTTTTGTGTCTCTCTGCCTTCTTGCACAGCTCTCTGCTGAATCACCCCCCGAGGCTGCTCTTGTTCCTGAAGCCCAACCCAGTGGCTGCTGTCTGAGTGGGCTGGTGAAGTTTGCCAG
Coding sequences:
- the NMB gene encoding neuromedin-B isoform X1 — translated: MAALRCLLLLLCGAALGPAVHLDFAEHRSQAAKIKVNPRGNLWATGHFMGKKSVTGSPHLESPEEPVVPMVFGPSLRALLEDMMELLTRELLKILLQERLLDENQGKYDLTDQSLQEATESLKGMKSS
- the NMB gene encoding neuromedin-B isoform X2, which codes for MAALRCLLLLLCGAALGPAVHLDFAEHRSQAAKIKVNPRGNLWATGHFMGKKSVTGSPHLESPEEPVVPMVFGPSLRALLEDMMELLTRELLKILLQERLLDENQGKYDLTDQETGLLTKVLEKYFSN
- the NMB gene encoding neuromedin-B isoform X3, which produces MAALRCLLLLLCGAALGPAVHLDFAEHRSQAAKIKVNPRGNLWATGHFMGKKSVTGSPHLESPEEPVVPMVFGPSLRALLEDMMELLTRELLKILLQERLLDENQGKYDLTDQPGAEEDGWPLSSLP